The Clarias gariepinus isolate MV-2021 ecotype Netherlands chromosome 4, CGAR_prim_01v2, whole genome shotgun sequence genome window below encodes:
- the pou2f2a gene encoding POU domain, class 2, transcription factor 2 isoform X5: protein MFVPLPLPFVLPRTASELRAWRLKSPPAARALSDIRMSKPIEVENPAADSPMENTADSERNGSDSSNQIPPMKISPFSLSPTLCASNKAKVEECGEMSPASVQATPTQTPLPHTQLMLTGSQLAGDIQQLLQLQQLVLVPGHPLPSPAQFLLPQAQQGQQGLLQTPNLISLPQQNQGGLLSAPPALGLQAQRDKVMESSVNTVTPVTSHAEEPSDLEELEQFARTFKQRRIKLGFTQGDVGLAMGKLYGNDFSQTTISRFEALNLSFKNMCKLKPLLEKWLNDAETMSMDSTLPSPSSLSSPSLGFEGLPARRRKKRTSIETNVRVALERSFSTNQKPTSEEILLIAEQLNMEKEVIRVWFCNRRQKEKRINPSSATPPLPSQPQPATHKPPCYSPHMMQGQGPSQPVTSLSTAATTMSSVCPLTPTGPSSSSTPSPVTPSPRSDASPVPATHALNLNTGSWRNKNGDVSNYITDFAANLSSGGQWWSNHHFQS, encoded by the exons ATATCAGAATGTCAAAGCCAATAGAGGTTGAAAATCCAGCGGCTGACTCTCCGATGGAGAACACGGCAG ATTCAGAGAGGAATGGTTCAGACTCCAGTAATCAG ATTCCACCAATGAAAATCAGCCCCTTCTCACTCTCTCCAACACTATGCGCCAGCAACAAG GCCAAGGTGGAGGAGTGTGGAGAGATGTCTCCAGCTTCAGtccaggccacgcccactcaaacacccctcccacacacacagctgatgctGACAGGAAGCCAGCTGGCagga gacaTCCAGCAATTGTTGCAGCTGCAGCAGTTGGTCCTTGTCCCAGGGCATCCTTTGCCCTCCCCTGCACAGTTCCTTTTGCCACAGGCACAGCAAGGGCAGCAAG GGCTGCTACAGACACCAAATTTGATTTCACTACCTCAGCAAAACCAGGGGGGTCTTCTCAGTGCGCCTCCTGCACTCGGCCTACAAGCACAG aGAGACAAAGTTATGGAGAGCAGTGTCAATACGGTCACCCCTGTGACTTCTCATGCCGAGGAACCAAGCGACCTGGAAGAGCTCGAACAGTTTGCCCGTACCTTTAAACAGAGGAGAATTAAACTTGGGTTcacacag GGTGATGTGGGACTGGCCATGGGCAAGCTGTATGGAAATGACTTCAGTCAGACCACCATCTCCCGCTTTGAGGCCCTCAATCTCAGCTTTAAGAACATGTGCAAGCTCAAACCTCTGCTGGAGAAATGGCTCAATGATGCCG AGACCATGTCGATGGACAGTACCTTACCAAGTCCCAGCTCTCTGTCCTCACCATCTTTGGGCTTTGAGGGGCTGCCTGCCCGCCGCCGCAAGAAACGCACCAGCATCGAGACCAATGTGCGCGTGGCGTTGGAGCGCAGCTTCAGTACG AACCAGAAGCCTACCTCAGAGGAGATTCTACTCATCGCTGAGCAGCTCAACATGGAGAAGGAGGTGATCCGCGTCTGGTTCTGCAACCGTCGACAGAAAGAGAAACGTATTAACCCCTCCAGCGCCACCCCTCCCCTGCCCAGCCAACCCCAGCCTGCCACACACAAACCCCCCTGCTACAGCCCGCACATG ATGCAAGGTCAGGGACCGTCCCAGCCGGTTACCAGTCTCAGCACAGCAG CAACCACCATGTCCTCAGTTTGTCCCTTGACCCCCACTGGTCCCTCCTCGAGCTCCACTCCTTCACCAGTGACTCCGTCTCCTCGCAGTGACGCAAGCCCTGTACCTGCCACTCACGCATTAAATCTGAACACAGG TTCGTGGCGTAACAAGAACGGTGACGTGTCTAACTACATCACCGATTTTGCTGCAAATCTGAG CTCTGGCGGCCAGTGGTGGTCAAACCACCATTTCCAGTCTTGA